One Amia ocellicauda isolate fAmiCal2 chromosome 13, fAmiCal2.hap1, whole genome shotgun sequence genomic window, gtgtggaatataaataatgaaatggtcacatatgtctccatatttgggcataaaatagaaaatattgtgtttaagcttaatcaggaagatagtgaggagttgtctcccccttattggttcaaactcaccctgtccaggatatcgcaatatgtatataacatcatgtacgctctatgattttagggaagtaaggacagagacctgcgtgtctgtgtgtattacttttctccaagcagcttgaataaagactctgtttgattcaatctattctacagtctgatttttctgagaacaattaaaaggggattcttcaagGTGTCACCAGCTATAGTGGTGACCTTGATCCTTGGCCGTTTGACAATGTTGGATTAGCGTCACAATACCACCATCATCCTCACAATGTTGACCTGGGTCCCATGTGGCTGTGGACCACGGTTAACTCCCTGCGGCCTGTGATGTGTAATGCAGTCCTAGCACACTTTTCCTGAGAACTGCCATTCAGATGCGGTGgagtgttatttaattattttgtaaagttCTCTGAACACGTGGGCGGTAGAGTGAAAGCAGAGAGGCAGCCAGCGAGTAAATCATTACTGATTCAATAGGACAAGCGACTCCTACTTAAATCATCCTGGGCTCGAGTGCGTCCAAAGACTATGAGGGCAGTCATTCGAGCCCCTGATGAAAGCGCGGTGTAATAAGGCTGCATTGTGATCGGCAGGAATATGATCAAGCTGCTTCCCTCTGAATCTTTCCCCTTGGCTGACAAACCCTGAGGGAATTACTGCCTCCCTGTGCGGAGGTTCGTTTCCCTGCAGAGCCCAGCGGCCACAGTTCCCCATACCCACTTACCCTGATAGCCATTTCACGCTTCTCAGTAATTCCTGTTCTCCCTCAGGGCTGTAAACCAGTAAACTAGTAATAAGTATAATACCCTTGTAAGTATTTACTGTGGCAAATCAGTGTTTTCATAGGCTAGTATAGTTAAGATCAatagaagcatgataaaacttTGGAGAGGCACAGTGAAAGCATAAATGAATATAGAATAAAACCATGGTAGAAATAATTGTAAAACACAAAAGATCATAGCCGACAAGTCTGTGACTAGGATTCGCCAAGGGGCAGTTTGCGATTGGTTGAGCAGTGCAAAGTTTGGCTGCTCTCAAAGACAAACAGGGTCTCCACAGCATGCCCTGCGGCTCCCATGAGTCTATAGAGTTATCAAGGAGATGCATCAGTCCTGCCCGTGAAGCTGTGGCTGGGATCCGCTGTGTAAAATGGATGGTATCCCAGGGCATGAATCTAAGGATGTGTGTATACTGTCTACATCCTAGCTGTGTTGGTACGAGAGTTGTATTGCAAAGCTAATTAACAACTAGTGAATCCCAACGGGGACTGTGTAAAATCAAATAAttgaattccaaataaaaaatacacttttgtAAACTCTCATTAATGTTGTGGATAATACGTTTGGACAATGCATGCAAtttcttatgaattattttGATATTATATTGAGGACACTGATCTAAATTGCTGCCTATATGAGATCTTTCAAATGGAGAGAGATGTATCAACATTTTTCCACCCCTGTAATTTTATACAGCAGGCTAATTTGCATCTTACACCTGTTCATTGAAATTGTGTTAAttataaaccaagtctaataTATGACAATATTGTGAAAGGGAACAAGTTTTGTATCAGTTACTTTTGTAAAACACATGAGGATATATTTCTCAGATTGTTTTCAATAACATCTACATTTGAAAGGTCAAATGGCCACACAATGGAAAGGTTTTCAATATTAATCCTTACATGCTAcgtaattcattatttaaatggGACTTCAGGCTGGCTTTTTGAGCAGTAAAACTGTAAAATGCTGGTCATCCATTATTGATAGATAATGTGCTGCTATGCTCCAAGTGCTGGGCTACAAAACACTAACCTATACCTCTCCTACATGAGTAGTACATCATGCATAGTAAAACTGAGTTTCTCTAACCAAGCAGTGTCCAATTACGTTTTGACAGATAACTTATGTGTAAAATGTTTCCCCTTTAATCAcaccaataaacaaacaaataaaccattGCATACATAATACAATCTAACTTAATGAAAGAAATGCAGCGACTCATTAAGCCTGAAGAGAATTGAaagcagatttgttttgttttgttgtgagttatttgttttatctctgttggagagaaaaagaaaaaagactacGTGAGGATTCAAAAGAACCTGCTGTCAAACCATCAGCCTTCTGGCATTAAGCCAATCCAACAGCAGAGGAAAAGCATAGCAATTATATGATAAGCATTTCTCTGTCTTTGTTATACACCATACTGCCAGTGTATTAAGTGCATTATTTATGTGCATTTGCAGCAGACACAGATTGCCTTACAGCTTACACCTTGTGAAAACAAAGCTGTTCATTAAAAATTCAATGCAtcattttgaaaagaaaatattCCGAGCTCTGAACTTCAGGCAGCACACGTTGTCCAATAGCAGCATCTAGTTTCTGCCAGCTAAACTAGATACCGACAGTAGTCCTGCTTAGGTTTTAACTGATTATGGAGACATCTTCTGCATTGAAACAGTTAATGGTGTGAATAGCTCCACTTTGCAACTGTAAATTCTTTGCTGGAACTGTTCCTATGTTCAACCAATAAGATCCATAACTTAGTAAGTGTGGTTCACCCAAAGCTATAAGAAGCCAACTTTGTTTTCAGTGTCCGGTGTGTTTTTTGGCGATGGTACAATTAAAACGGCGGTCATAATGTATATGATACAAAACTTGACATTAAATGAGTGGTTGGATATTGTAATGGTTGTAATGTAACAGATATGCGCTCTGGatggatcaggtggccttgcCTATGATGAGAATACTCATTAAGAAGACCATGATGAAGAACACCCACATGAAGAACCGGTCCATGACTTTGGCCACTTTTTTCCACTCCGCTCCTTTTGCACACGTTGCCTTCTGTTCCCGAAAGCAGTTAGCAATGTAGTCAATGTTCTTGAAGATCTTTTCGTGGTGGCTACAGGAGCACATGTGCATGTTCAACTTCTCTGGATGGCTAAGGTCTTCCTTCAGGCAACCATTTAGGTTGCCATGCAGTTCCTCCACGGCACAAGTCTCGTATTTGTCATGGTACTTCCTGGAGACTTCTGACTGTGTCCCCTTTCCATGCGGCTTCTTGAACTTTCCATTTGCTTGAGTCTCCACTTGCACCTTCACCTCCTTGCGCTTCTCCTTATATGCAGTGGTGCAGTTCTCTCCCACTTCATAGACAAAGAATATCTTGGACATGTAATCTATGATCACTACCTTTGCCCATTTCGGGACAGGCTTGGCCTCAGCCCCACAGTGGTGAATGTTCATGATGAAAATGGTCAAAGCGGTGGAAGCTGTAATCATGGTCATGGTTGCTATGTAGTACTTTCctgtaaaacagaaacaaaaccatTGGTACATTATGAATGCTACACAGCATTACCAAACTGGTGTAAAAATACTAGAattgtatacaaatacaaataatatcctTGAACAACAATAGTGCATAATGACTTTATAAATGAATGATTGTACTATTATTGCCGTAGGTAACTCCTTTgcacactgatatttttactaCTTAGAATTGTGGATAACCATGTACTACATATGGAACTTCTTATCAACACCCTGGATCTAAAGACTGCTCAGGCCTATTAGTTAACATATTGAATTAGGTCTAActaactaaattaaatataattaggTTATAACATTTATAGAAATCAGTGCCTCAGGAGTCTGTAGACATGTCATTAACGAGTACACTCATTGGTAGACCAGGTCTTCATTGAGGAGAGACTAACCAATGAGGGGCACGCTCTCTGAAGGCGGCATACTCTCCGCCACCATCAGCTGAAAGACAGTGAGGGCCAGGAGGACGGTCACTCCCAGAGACACCTTCTCTCCTGAGTCTGCAGGCAGGTAGAAACCTAGCGGGGCCAGGAAGGAGATCATCACGCAGGGGATGAGGAGGTTGAAGATGTAGAAGGAGGAACGACGCTTCAGCAGCAGGGTGTAGGTGATATCAGGGTAGGGGTCCGAGCAGCAGCCGTACATGATGACGTTCTTGGTGGCGGGCATCCCATGGCACTCCCACTCCACGTTCTCCACAAAGTCAGACAGGTCCCCGCTGTCCATGCCCATGGTGATGTCAATCTGGTTGCCGTTGTAGGTCCAAGAGCCAAAGGTGAGGTTGCACTGCTGGTCATCGAAGGGGAAATAAGACACATCCACCACACAGGAGCTCTTGGTGATGGCGGGAGAGTCCCAGGTGATCTCACCATTGGATCTCAGGACCACGTTGGTGTCAACTGGGCCTGAGAACTCATCATCGGCCCTGTTGGGAAAATGGAGCAAGACAAAAGCCTGATAACATTCAACTGGGCCCAGTGGgacctgtgtttgtttttacccAAGGTGTGAGCCaacatacaacacaacacaagccacaaaaactaaaccaaaaaaaaacaacaatagaaCAACTGGTTAATTGTTCGTTAAGCAAGTGTACAAACAATAGAAACATCAACATGCTccataaacatatttaaaactaaattatgattattaacttAAAGTAAGTATCTTCACCATGTCTTAATCATAAGAGGGATTTGGTTTAATTTCATTGTATGGAAGAAAAGGCAGCTGTGATTGTTTGGTCTTATGAAAGGCAGAACAGTATGTTGCCTCCATGATGTGACAGTTGTACAAAAACCTTACTTGTTGTAAAGTACGATGTCAGGTCTCCAGATCAAATTACTGGGAATTCGCATAGAGTCAAGGCCATCGTAGGCCTCTTTGTCCCACTTCAGGTATGCATCATACCACGTCTGTCTGATCCACAGGTAGGCGGTCAGAATCTGATTCCGTTCATCCTGCACAGAGAAGTGGATTACAATGAGAAGTGCATAAAACAAGATGGTTTCATATGTTACTGTCTTGATCACGTTCCTTGCATTGTAACATCACCATTTCTACtgaaagattaataataatttcaaattctGTCTAATACATAATTTTACAGGAGGCAGAAACATAGCATGCTGTAGTGATCCATCCACGCTGAGAGATCTATAAAGTCTAGAGTACAATGTGTACTCTATATAAAAATAGACCTCtcgttgttgttattattattattattatttgtatttcttggcagacgcccttatccattgTTGACCgaacaaaatgaacaaaattTGGAAACCTAAGAGTAACATCTCTGTCCATATAACTTTTGTATTATCTCAGACTAAGTCAGAAACCCTAGAATCAACTCTTTATATGTAACTGATCCACATACACTTAATTTGTCTGAGGATTTTACACAGTGTGCTGTGGTGTATTAAATTACGAGGTTGACACCTCCATTGGGATGGGAATGAAGGTGACTGAGACATCTCTAAATGTCCCTGTGAATAGTGAACAGCCTGATTATTTGACCTCAGTGTAAGACTGTCCTGCGCCAAGCTACGTAACAAATCGCCATAGCAAATGTTGAGTCAGACTTACTAATAACAAATTCTGAGGTCAACATTACTGAATACAAGCTAACACCATAGGGAGTGAACAAACAAGACACACAAGAGTGTTACTTGTTCTGGGATTACTGCCCCTTCAGCAGCAGGcaaaaatgattttaaacacATCTAAATATCTTCTTGAAGCAAATAATTCTGTCTTTTCAACTTCACAGAACAAATTGAATGTTGAAAAAAACTACTGTAGTACTAATGCTGATCTACAACTCTGTCTATTTTGTAACGGTGACCAATCTTCTAAAGTTCTGACCCAGCGATCAATTGCTTTAAAACCCTATTCAAACCTTCTCCACCGCTACCATTTGCAATTGGTTTCAGTTGGAGCTCAACTGCATTGAGGAGAAGGTTACCAACAAtatattgaaaaatgtattgctGTTTTTATGTCTCTCTATCTGAGGTCCTTGAGCTTTAAACAGTATGCATTTACTGATAGTTGCCATTGTCCAAATGTGTATTGAGTTAGAAAGTTCccaaatgtaaaaacaatacaaaatttaTGACACTGCATTAAGCATGCAGTTTCAAGGATCCTCAAAGAAACCAAAGCATTGAGCTGGACAGTAGAAAAAGTGAAACACATGGCATACTCAATCAGTTGAAAGATTTGAAGattcatttcaatattttaaacaaaaacagcattatATTTCACCACAGCACTGCACGTTGAAGTGACGTATCTACACGTTTTTTTCCACAGATAATATCTCACGTTGTTACACAAAAGCTGTTGTTCttggtttcattttcattttcttcttctggAAGGGATCAAAGTTGCACCCATAGAGAGGCATGCCACACGAGCAGAAGACATCTTGAAATAAAATGCTTATACTGAAACAATATGTAGTGATGTTACATATTAAATGGCAGAACACAAAGGTCTGTAATTTTGGGGTCCTCATCACAGAAATTCCCAAATCAGTGCCAAGGTCTCAATGGCCTGTAGAGTGTTTGGAACTATTGCAACTTTCTTTACTATTTCACATTGAAGATCTCATTGCTTAAAGATTTTGAAACGTGAACCTGACAGCTGCACATGGCACCACCTTCCCCGAAGACTGAACTGGGCCACATAATCCACTCAGATTACATCAGCACACTGACCGAAAAAACAACCCTGGAAAACAGACCACTTTTTCCTAAGTGGTTCTCTTGTAAAAGTTGTACACTACCTATCATTgcttatcattattttttagttaatattatattatcatACTTCATACATGGGTATTTGTTTGTTACCCTTTTACAAATTGTGATCAGCAAGAGAATCCAATTCAGCCAATCAAACAAGCCACACGTCCTGTGTATTTAACCAGCCATCATTCAGACGTGAGAGATTCTGGGTGCCTCACAGCTGAAGTGGTTCTCCTGATTTATGGTTGAAAACAAGCTGTCAGCTttcttaattctacgtggtgTTTTGACCAACAATTTTCTTatattttgagttttctttgaataaataaaaaaaagtttctctGCCAGTGTTCATGGTGATGGTTGTCTGTTGCAGTTACTCTGTACTAACGTGGCAGTCTGCATAGATGTGTTCGGTATCCCAATGTGTTTCCCTTGAACACAGGATCATAGATTACAATAATCCccgttttattatgcttcttgcgtttttgattgttttcctccttgctcccatTTCcatggcccttgactgtgaacCTACATCTTGACtgtttactgtccaggatgtatgacctcatttactgtactttcctgtgtaaattggaagttgtaaaatatattatattttgaattgctatgttttatgtaaattgaatttgtaatgtttgatgcctttacttaaatgtatttttgcactttgtttcgcacttatgttgtaagtcgccctggataagggcgtctgccaagaaaaataaaaaataaaataataataataataatagattacACTGGAAAATCATTTCTCCAAACAAAATGGGCCCCATAAAAACAATTATCCATGTTTAGAATGAAATGTCTACTTTTTAAACACAgaaggctggtttcacagacccagaatAGCACAAGACTGGTGCCAATCATGGTCTGTAAAATTAGCTGTTACAGTTACAGGTGCAAATTGCACAAAACAGAAATGGCATCCTAATGTGTTTAATAtatgaatgttgtttttgttcaaaTTAGATACTGCACATCTAAATGTCTAATAggtttgaaatatatatgtataaaattgtACTCAATGAATAGCACAGgctaataaaaaaaaggaagtGACACCTTTCAATGTACTCTGGCTTGACAACAGAAACGGAAAGCGGTGCTGAAAATACATGCAGCAAGTTCATACGTCTATGAACAAAAGTACAACGTGTTCACAAGACCATTTCAGTCCGTTTTTAGCCGGTCTTTATTTACCATGTCTTTAATCTGCGAGAGAGTGATCTGCAAAGTGACGTTCAAGGCTTTGTCCGTGTCTTCAACTGGCCTCAATGCGTTTGAATAATTATCCAACAAATCTTTGAAGAGCATCTGGGCATACTTTCCTTGAGCGCAGTGGACATCTGTGGGGACAATATCGCACACACGACTTGAACAAATGTACAGCAGGGTGAATCACGAATGCACTAGACAGTATATTGAAATGTCTTGTGCGGCCTGTAGAAAACACACTACATCAAATCTTTAAGAAGTCTCTACCATCATACTTGTGCTCTGCTAAATTGATGACCAGCAGCAGGTATCCTATGTGCTGAGACATTCACAAAGTGCAACACATTACATTACCTGTTGTAGTATAATAGTTATAATATAGGACCGGTAATTGCCCAATGAAATACAACACAATTGTCTCTAAATGATGCTGTGTAACTGAGGCTAAGGCTAGTGGTAAAGTaaacaacaaaacatcaaataaatacacttttttaAATCACCAGTAAAGACGTAAACGATTAGGTCTAAAAATACGTACCTTGCAATAAGGTGAAGACGCTTAGAATAACCATCATTCTCTTCATGGCTGCTGTAAAATCATGCATAAACAGAAACTTCTCCCGCAGTATCCTATGGGATATGTCCAATGAGCTATATTGTCAGATCCAGTCTACAATTCCCATCCCACAGCAACACGCCTCTTCCAGCGGTGCACCGGTGCGCTATGGCTGTAGGTTGCGCAGCCCTGTCCCGTCCTGTCCGATTGGCTCTGGAACAAGAACTGGGCTATCACATAGCATCGGCTGCGGGAAACTGGAGGCGCTGCGCTGCTCTGCGCTGCTCTGCGCTGCTGTGCAGCCGCTTCTCACTGGAGACGGTCAGCTGTC contains:
- the chrna9a gene encoding neuronal acetylcholine receptor subunit alpha-9; its protein translation is MHDFTAAMKRMMVILSVFTLLQDVHCAQGKYAQMLFKDLLDNYSNALRPVEDTDKALNVTLQITLSQIKDMDERNQILTAYLWIRQTWYDAYLKWDKEAYDGLDSMRIPSNLIWRPDIVLYNKADDEFSGPVDTNVVLRSNGEITWDSPAITKSSCVVDVSYFPFDDQQCNLTFGSWTYNGNQIDITMGMDSGDLSDFVENVEWECHGMPATKNVIMYGCCSDPYPDITYTLLLKRRSSFYIFNLLIPCVMISFLAPLGFYLPADSGEKVSLGVTVLLALTVFQLMVAESMPPSESVPLIGKYYIATMTMITASTALTIFIMNIHHCGAEAKPVPKWAKVVIIDYMSKIFFVYEVGENCTTAYKEKRKEVKVQVETQANGKFKKPHGKGTQSEVSRKYHDKYETCAVEELHGNLNGCLKEDLSHPEKLNMHMCSCSHHEKIFKNIDYIANCFREQKATCAKGAEWKKVAKVMDRFFMWVFFIMVFLMSILIIGKAT